From Salvia splendens isolate huo1 chromosome 16, SspV2, whole genome shotgun sequence, a single genomic window includes:
- the LOC121772481 gene encoding kinesin-like protein KIN-14Q isoform X2, translating to MGDFEWNDPLLITDVSSLQHPHQSQTHCESPISMDIADESSPAKFDGHSALGFSLASPDLVCVGSPDFTNQRYEESPECMLGERVDVSLENGIKGSEMRDSFEGKVAKMDDLLAEASFELATAPLVEEDLSNNVGSTRSVKFEGLDGVGLSGEVEFQCLPPSKPINEEENCPTEGEIIGLQVEHEGLDGVELSGEVEFQCLPARKSLNEANCSTEGEIVGPGVEHELQKELSDTKKVLEELKREYNLKSRECQEAWNSLKELQNELMRKSMHVGSLAFAIEGQVKEKGKWFSSLRDLTRKLKILKMEHITLSEEASLFKQYVVEMEGVRSTLLSTLSTQVQLHEDIKTKFLQTVKERKELYNKVLSLKGNIRVFCRCRPMNSNEIDGGASVAVDFEAARDGEITVKSNGVSKKTFKFDAVFSPEADQTHVFEETAPLATSVLDGYNVCIFAYGQTGTGKTFTMEGTNEARGVNFRTLEELFHIMEERKSTFRYEVSVSVLEVYNEQIRDLLVSDSQPAATSKRLEIKQVGEGGHHVPGLVEARVKNVSEVWEVLRTGSNGRAVGSTNANEHSSRSHCMHCVMVKGENILNGECTRSKLWLVDLAGSERIAKTEVQGERLKETQNINRSLSALGDVISSLATRSSHIPFRNSKLTHLLQDSLGGDSKTLMFVQISPNENDLTETLCSLNFASRVRGIELGPAKKQMDNKTELFKYKQMAEKLKLDMKAKDLQVWKLEDTNYGLKVKIKERDMKTRNLQEKIKELESQLMVERKLARQHVDSKIVEQLQRQEMKQQHEEHRSELGKFHPLTTIVQGAKSQVESKDQTNVSLSAEEDDDFSFYPIPMDGTARNEVMDKENIPEMAQQLRPQKQTGRASACPTVQKVYATPSLRRYSLIPQPTLPGTPKPPPTSFLPLTPVQVNKAEYGADLAGFPEQIPCESSKDQRNRIKKLNSALRKSLHKKINTKGPMQPPLRRIGVNVGMEKVRVSIGGRGKMGQRVLLGNARRAVKDVQQKQSHIEKERGWNIGTTSARTLL from the exons ATGGGAGATTTTGAATGGAATGACCCACTTCTTATAACTGACGTTTCTTCCCTTCAACATCCGCATCAAAGTCAAACTCATT GCGAATCGCCGATTTCGATGGACATCGCGGATGAATCTAGCCCGGCCAAGTTTGACG GCCATTCAGCATTGGGGTTTTCATTGGCGTCGCCTGATTTAGTATGCGTTGGATCGCCTGATTTCACTAACCAAAGATATGAGGAATCACCTGAGTGTATGTTGGGTGAAAGAGTTGATGTCTCTTTAGAAAATGGGATTAAGGGTTCTGAAATGAGGGATTCCTTTGAGGGCAAAGTTGCAAAGATGGATGATTTGTTAGCTGAGGCTTCTTTCGAGCTCGCCACTGCTCCATTAGTCGAAGAGGATTTGTCGAATAATGTGGGATCTACAAGGAGTGTCAAGTTTGAAG GTCTCGATGGGGTTGGACTATCTGGAGAAGTCGAGTTTCAGTGCTTGCCTCCTAGCAAACCGATTAAT GAGGAAGAGAATTGTCCCACTGAGGGAGAAATTATTGGGCTTCAAGTGGAACATGAAG GTCTCGATGGGGTTGAACTATCTGGAGAAGTCGAGTTTCAGTGCTTGCCTGCTCGAAAATCGCTTAAT GAAGCAAATTGCTCCACTGAGGGAGAAATTGTTGGGCCTGGAGTGGAACATGAATTACAGAAGGAGCTCTCGGACACTAAGAAGGTTTTGGAGGAGCTGAAGAGGGAATACAATCTCAAGAGTAGAGAATGCCAAGAAGCTTGGAATTCTTTAAAAGAACTTCAAAATGAGCTTATGCGAAAATCAATGCATGTTGGATCATTGG CTTTTGCAATTGAGGGCCAAGTCAAAGAAAAAGGCAAATGGTTTTCATCACTACGAGATTTGACAAGAAAATTGAAG ATTCTGAAGATGGAGCATATCACGCTTTCAGAAGAGGCGTCTCTCTTCAAGCAGTACGTTGTGGAGATGGAGGGTGTCAGATCCACTCTGCTATCTACAT TGAGTACACAAGTACAACTACACGAAGATATAAAAACTAAgttcctccaaacggtcaaggaaAGGAAAGAACTCTACAACAAAGTTTTGTCACTGAAAG GAAACATTAGAGTATTTTGCCGCTGTCGTCCTATGAATTCCAACGAGATTGATGGAGGAGCTTCAGTGGCAGTCGACTTTGAGGCTGCAAGGGATGGGGAAATAACTGTTAAATCAAACGGGGTATCTAAAAAGACCTTTAAGTTTGATGCTGTCTTCAGTCCAGAAGCTGACCAAA CTCATGTTTTTGAGGAGACAGCCCCACTAGCAACTTCAGTTCTCGATGGATATAACGTTTGTATATTTGCTTATGGACAAACTGGAACTGGCAAGACTTTTACTATGGAGGGAACGAATGAAGCACGGGGAGTTAACTTCAGAACTCTCGAGGAGCTATTTCACATCATGGAGGAACGAAAGAGCACATTCCGATATGAAGTATCAGTGAGTGTGTTGGAGGTTTATAATGAGCAGATAAGGGATTTGCTAGTTTCGGATTCACAGCCTGCAGCGACTTCAAAGAG GCTTGAGATAAAACAAGTAGGCGAGGGAGGACATCATGTTCCGGGATTAGTTGAAGCACGCGTGAAAAATGTGAGTGAGGTCTGGGAAGTCCTTCGGACGGGTAGTAACGGGAGGGCAGTTGGATCAACCAATGCAAATGAGCACAGCAGCCGATCACACTG CATGCACTGTGTGATGGTGAAGGGCGAGAACATACTAAACGGAGAATGCACAAGAAGCAAGCTTTGGCTGGTTGACTTAGCAGGGAGCGAGAGAATAGCCAAGACAGAAGTGCAGGGAGAAAGACTGAAAGAAACTCAAAACATTAATAGATCACTTTCTGCGCTTGGAGATGTGATATCTTCTCTTGCAACTAGAAGTTCGCACATCCCATTTAG gaatTCCAAACTCACCCACTTGCTCCAAGACTCTTTAG GAGGGGACTCCAAGACCTTGATGTTTGTGCAGATCAGTCCCAACGAAAACGACCTAACTGAGACCCTTTGCTCTCTAAATTTTGCTAGTAGAGTTCGCGGAATCGAGTTAGGTCCTGCAAAGAAGCAAATGGACAACAAGACTGAGCTATTCAAATACAAACAAATG GCTGAGAAACTCAAACTAGACATGAAGGCAAAGGATTTGCAAGTTTGGAAATTGGAGGACACCAACTATGGTCTCAAGGTAAAGATAAAAGAGAGAGATATGAAAACCCGAAACCTTCAAGAAAAG ATCAAAGAATTGGAATCACAATTGATGGTGGAGAGGAAGTTAGCAAGACAGCATGTGGACTCCAAAATTGTAGAGCAGCTGCAGCGACAAGAAATGAAACAACAGCACGAGGAACACCGGTCTGAACTAGGGAAATTTCATCCTCTTACAACTATAGTGCAGGGAGCCAAATCTCAAGTGGAAAGCAAAGATCAAACAAATGTTTCTCTTTctgctgaagaagatgatgactTCTCATTCTATCCCATTCCCATGGATGGAACTGCTAGGAACGAAGTAATGGATAAAGAAAACATCCCTGAGATGGCTCAACAACTACGCCCTCAAAAGCAAACGGGCAGAGCGTCTGCCTGTCCAACTGTTCAGAAGGTTTATGCCACACCAAGTCTACGTCGCTACTCCCTCATTCCTCAGCCAACTTTACCAGGAACACCTAAGCCACCACCTACCTCGTTTCTGCCACTGACTCCAGTTCAGGTCAATAAGGCCGAATATGGGGCTGATCTGGCGGGCTTTCCAGAGCAAATACCTTGTGAAAGTTCAAAAGATCAAAGAAACAGAATCAAGAAACTTAATAGTGCACTAAGGAAAAGCCTCCACAAGAAAATCAACACAAAGGGTCCAATGCAGCCGCCCCTTCGTAGGATTGGTGTTAATGTTGGTATGGAGAAGGTCAGAGTCTCGATCGGGGGGCGAGGGAAAATGGGCCAAAGGGTGCTTCTTGGGAATGCTAGAAGAGCAGTAAAAGATGTTCAGCAGAAGCAAAGCCACATAGAGAAAGAAAGAGGGTGGAATATTGGAACAACCTCAGCTAGGACTCTTCTTTAG
- the LOC121772481 gene encoding kinesin-like protein KIN-14Q isoform X3, which produces MGDFEWNDPLLITDVSSLQHPHQSQTHCESPISMDIADESSPAKFDALGFSLASPDLVCVGSPDFTNQRYEESPECMLGERVDVSLENGIKGSEMRDSFEGKVAKMDDLLAEASFELATAPLVEEDLSNNVGSTRSVKFEGLDGVGLSGEVEFQCLPPSKPINEEENCPTEGEIIGLQVEHEGLDGVELSGEVEFQCLPARKSLNKEANCSTEGEIVGPGVEHELQKELSDTKKVLEELKREYNLKSRECQEAWNSLKELQNELMRKSMHVGSLAFAIEGQVKEKGKWFSSLRDLTRKLKILKMEHITLSEEASLFKQYVVEMEGVRSTLLSTLSTQVQLHEDIKTKFLQTVKERKELYNKVLSLKGNIRVFCRCRPMNSNEIDGGASVAVDFEAARDGEITVKSNGVSKKTFKFDAVFSPEADQTHVFEETAPLATSVLDGYNVCIFAYGQTGTGKTFTMEGTNEARGVNFRTLEELFHIMEERKSTFRYEVSVSVLEVYNEQIRDLLVSDSQPAATSKRLEIKQVGEGGHHVPGLVEARVKNVSEVWEVLRTGSNGRAVGSTNANEHSSRSHCMHCVMVKGENILNGECTRSKLWLVDLAGSERIAKTEVQGERLKETQNINRSLSALGDVISSLATRSSHIPFRNSKLTHLLQDSLGGDSKTLMFVQISPNENDLTETLCSLNFASRVRGIELGPAKKQMDNKTELFKYKQMAEKLKLDMKAKDLQVWKLEDTNYGLKVKIKERDMKTRNLQEKIKELESQLMVERKLARQHVDSKIVEQLQRQEMKQQHEEHRSELGKFHPLTTIVQGAKSQVESKDQTNVSLSAEEDDDFSFYPIPMDGTARNEVMDKENIPEMAQQLRPQKQTGRASACPTVQKVYATPSLRRYSLIPQPTLPGTPKPPPTSFLPLTPVQVNKAEYGADLAGFPEQIPCESSKDQRNRIKKLNSALRKSLHKKINTKGPMQPPLRRIGVNVGMEKVRVSIGGRGKMGQRVLLGNARRAVKDVQQKQSHIEKERGWNIGTTSARTLL; this is translated from the exons ATGGGAGATTTTGAATGGAATGACCCACTTCTTATAACTGACGTTTCTTCCCTTCAACATCCGCATCAAAGTCAAACTCATT GCGAATCGCCGATTTCGATGGACATCGCGGATGAATCTAGCCCGGCCAAGTTTGACG CATTGGGGTTTTCATTGGCGTCGCCTGATTTAGTATGCGTTGGATCGCCTGATTTCACTAACCAAAGATATGAGGAATCACCTGAGTGTATGTTGGGTGAAAGAGTTGATGTCTCTTTAGAAAATGGGATTAAGGGTTCTGAAATGAGGGATTCCTTTGAGGGCAAAGTTGCAAAGATGGATGATTTGTTAGCTGAGGCTTCTTTCGAGCTCGCCACTGCTCCATTAGTCGAAGAGGATTTGTCGAATAATGTGGGATCTACAAGGAGTGTCAAGTTTGAAG GTCTCGATGGGGTTGGACTATCTGGAGAAGTCGAGTTTCAGTGCTTGCCTCCTAGCAAACCGATTAAT GAGGAAGAGAATTGTCCCACTGAGGGAGAAATTATTGGGCTTCAAGTGGAACATGAAG GTCTCGATGGGGTTGAACTATCTGGAGAAGTCGAGTTTCAGTGCTTGCCTGCTCGAAAATCGCTTAAT AAGGAAGCAAATTGCTCCACTGAGGGAGAAATTGTTGGGCCTGGAGTGGAACATGAATTACAGAAGGAGCTCTCGGACACTAAGAAGGTTTTGGAGGAGCTGAAGAGGGAATACAATCTCAAGAGTAGAGAATGCCAAGAAGCTTGGAATTCTTTAAAAGAACTTCAAAATGAGCTTATGCGAAAATCAATGCATGTTGGATCATTGG CTTTTGCAATTGAGGGCCAAGTCAAAGAAAAAGGCAAATGGTTTTCATCACTACGAGATTTGACAAGAAAATTGAAG ATTCTGAAGATGGAGCATATCACGCTTTCAGAAGAGGCGTCTCTCTTCAAGCAGTACGTTGTGGAGATGGAGGGTGTCAGATCCACTCTGCTATCTACAT TGAGTACACAAGTACAACTACACGAAGATATAAAAACTAAgttcctccaaacggtcaaggaaAGGAAAGAACTCTACAACAAAGTTTTGTCACTGAAAG GAAACATTAGAGTATTTTGCCGCTGTCGTCCTATGAATTCCAACGAGATTGATGGAGGAGCTTCAGTGGCAGTCGACTTTGAGGCTGCAAGGGATGGGGAAATAACTGTTAAATCAAACGGGGTATCTAAAAAGACCTTTAAGTTTGATGCTGTCTTCAGTCCAGAAGCTGACCAAA CTCATGTTTTTGAGGAGACAGCCCCACTAGCAACTTCAGTTCTCGATGGATATAACGTTTGTATATTTGCTTATGGACAAACTGGAACTGGCAAGACTTTTACTATGGAGGGAACGAATGAAGCACGGGGAGTTAACTTCAGAACTCTCGAGGAGCTATTTCACATCATGGAGGAACGAAAGAGCACATTCCGATATGAAGTATCAGTGAGTGTGTTGGAGGTTTATAATGAGCAGATAAGGGATTTGCTAGTTTCGGATTCACAGCCTGCAGCGACTTCAAAGAG GCTTGAGATAAAACAAGTAGGCGAGGGAGGACATCATGTTCCGGGATTAGTTGAAGCACGCGTGAAAAATGTGAGTGAGGTCTGGGAAGTCCTTCGGACGGGTAGTAACGGGAGGGCAGTTGGATCAACCAATGCAAATGAGCACAGCAGCCGATCACACTG CATGCACTGTGTGATGGTGAAGGGCGAGAACATACTAAACGGAGAATGCACAAGAAGCAAGCTTTGGCTGGTTGACTTAGCAGGGAGCGAGAGAATAGCCAAGACAGAAGTGCAGGGAGAAAGACTGAAAGAAACTCAAAACATTAATAGATCACTTTCTGCGCTTGGAGATGTGATATCTTCTCTTGCAACTAGAAGTTCGCACATCCCATTTAG gaatTCCAAACTCACCCACTTGCTCCAAGACTCTTTAG GAGGGGACTCCAAGACCTTGATGTTTGTGCAGATCAGTCCCAACGAAAACGACCTAACTGAGACCCTTTGCTCTCTAAATTTTGCTAGTAGAGTTCGCGGAATCGAGTTAGGTCCTGCAAAGAAGCAAATGGACAACAAGACTGAGCTATTCAAATACAAACAAATG GCTGAGAAACTCAAACTAGACATGAAGGCAAAGGATTTGCAAGTTTGGAAATTGGAGGACACCAACTATGGTCTCAAGGTAAAGATAAAAGAGAGAGATATGAAAACCCGAAACCTTCAAGAAAAG ATCAAAGAATTGGAATCACAATTGATGGTGGAGAGGAAGTTAGCAAGACAGCATGTGGACTCCAAAATTGTAGAGCAGCTGCAGCGACAAGAAATGAAACAACAGCACGAGGAACACCGGTCTGAACTAGGGAAATTTCATCCTCTTACAACTATAGTGCAGGGAGCCAAATCTCAAGTGGAAAGCAAAGATCAAACAAATGTTTCTCTTTctgctgaagaagatgatgactTCTCATTCTATCCCATTCCCATGGATGGAACTGCTAGGAACGAAGTAATGGATAAAGAAAACATCCCTGAGATGGCTCAACAACTACGCCCTCAAAAGCAAACGGGCAGAGCGTCTGCCTGTCCAACTGTTCAGAAGGTTTATGCCACACCAAGTCTACGTCGCTACTCCCTCATTCCTCAGCCAACTTTACCAGGAACACCTAAGCCACCACCTACCTCGTTTCTGCCACTGACTCCAGTTCAGGTCAATAAGGCCGAATATGGGGCTGATCTGGCGGGCTTTCCAGAGCAAATACCTTGTGAAAGTTCAAAAGATCAAAGAAACAGAATCAAGAAACTTAATAGTGCACTAAGGAAAAGCCTCCACAAGAAAATCAACACAAAGGGTCCAATGCAGCCGCCCCTTCGTAGGATTGGTGTTAATGTTGGTATGGAGAAGGTCAGAGTCTCGATCGGGGGGCGAGGGAAAATGGGCCAAAGGGTGCTTCTTGGGAATGCTAGAAGAGCAGTAAAAGATGTTCAGCAGAAGCAAAGCCACATAGAGAAAGAAAGAGGGTGGAATATTGGAACAACCTCAGCTAGGACTCTTCTTTAG
- the LOC121772481 gene encoding kinesin-like protein KIN-14Q isoform X1, with the protein MGDFEWNDPLLITDVSSLQHPHQSQTHCESPISMDIADESSPAKFDGHSALGFSLASPDLVCVGSPDFTNQRYEESPECMLGERVDVSLENGIKGSEMRDSFEGKVAKMDDLLAEASFELATAPLVEEDLSNNVGSTRSVKFEGLDGVGLSGEVEFQCLPPSKPINEEENCPTEGEIIGLQVEHEGLDGVELSGEVEFQCLPARKSLNKEANCSTEGEIVGPGVEHELQKELSDTKKVLEELKREYNLKSRECQEAWNSLKELQNELMRKSMHVGSLAFAIEGQVKEKGKWFSSLRDLTRKLKILKMEHITLSEEASLFKQYVVEMEGVRSTLLSTLSTQVQLHEDIKTKFLQTVKERKELYNKVLSLKGNIRVFCRCRPMNSNEIDGGASVAVDFEAARDGEITVKSNGVSKKTFKFDAVFSPEADQTHVFEETAPLATSVLDGYNVCIFAYGQTGTGKTFTMEGTNEARGVNFRTLEELFHIMEERKSTFRYEVSVSVLEVYNEQIRDLLVSDSQPAATSKRLEIKQVGEGGHHVPGLVEARVKNVSEVWEVLRTGSNGRAVGSTNANEHSSRSHCMHCVMVKGENILNGECTRSKLWLVDLAGSERIAKTEVQGERLKETQNINRSLSALGDVISSLATRSSHIPFRNSKLTHLLQDSLGGDSKTLMFVQISPNENDLTETLCSLNFASRVRGIELGPAKKQMDNKTELFKYKQMAEKLKLDMKAKDLQVWKLEDTNYGLKVKIKERDMKTRNLQEKIKELESQLMVERKLARQHVDSKIVEQLQRQEMKQQHEEHRSELGKFHPLTTIVQGAKSQVESKDQTNVSLSAEEDDDFSFYPIPMDGTARNEVMDKENIPEMAQQLRPQKQTGRASACPTVQKVYATPSLRRYSLIPQPTLPGTPKPPPTSFLPLTPVQVNKAEYGADLAGFPEQIPCESSKDQRNRIKKLNSALRKSLHKKINTKGPMQPPLRRIGVNVGMEKVRVSIGGRGKMGQRVLLGNARRAVKDVQQKQSHIEKERGWNIGTTSARTLL; encoded by the exons ATGGGAGATTTTGAATGGAATGACCCACTTCTTATAACTGACGTTTCTTCCCTTCAACATCCGCATCAAAGTCAAACTCATT GCGAATCGCCGATTTCGATGGACATCGCGGATGAATCTAGCCCGGCCAAGTTTGACG GCCATTCAGCATTGGGGTTTTCATTGGCGTCGCCTGATTTAGTATGCGTTGGATCGCCTGATTTCACTAACCAAAGATATGAGGAATCACCTGAGTGTATGTTGGGTGAAAGAGTTGATGTCTCTTTAGAAAATGGGATTAAGGGTTCTGAAATGAGGGATTCCTTTGAGGGCAAAGTTGCAAAGATGGATGATTTGTTAGCTGAGGCTTCTTTCGAGCTCGCCACTGCTCCATTAGTCGAAGAGGATTTGTCGAATAATGTGGGATCTACAAGGAGTGTCAAGTTTGAAG GTCTCGATGGGGTTGGACTATCTGGAGAAGTCGAGTTTCAGTGCTTGCCTCCTAGCAAACCGATTAAT GAGGAAGAGAATTGTCCCACTGAGGGAGAAATTATTGGGCTTCAAGTGGAACATGAAG GTCTCGATGGGGTTGAACTATCTGGAGAAGTCGAGTTTCAGTGCTTGCCTGCTCGAAAATCGCTTAAT AAGGAAGCAAATTGCTCCACTGAGGGAGAAATTGTTGGGCCTGGAGTGGAACATGAATTACAGAAGGAGCTCTCGGACACTAAGAAGGTTTTGGAGGAGCTGAAGAGGGAATACAATCTCAAGAGTAGAGAATGCCAAGAAGCTTGGAATTCTTTAAAAGAACTTCAAAATGAGCTTATGCGAAAATCAATGCATGTTGGATCATTGG CTTTTGCAATTGAGGGCCAAGTCAAAGAAAAAGGCAAATGGTTTTCATCACTACGAGATTTGACAAGAAAATTGAAG ATTCTGAAGATGGAGCATATCACGCTTTCAGAAGAGGCGTCTCTCTTCAAGCAGTACGTTGTGGAGATGGAGGGTGTCAGATCCACTCTGCTATCTACAT TGAGTACACAAGTACAACTACACGAAGATATAAAAACTAAgttcctccaaacggtcaaggaaAGGAAAGAACTCTACAACAAAGTTTTGTCACTGAAAG GAAACATTAGAGTATTTTGCCGCTGTCGTCCTATGAATTCCAACGAGATTGATGGAGGAGCTTCAGTGGCAGTCGACTTTGAGGCTGCAAGGGATGGGGAAATAACTGTTAAATCAAACGGGGTATCTAAAAAGACCTTTAAGTTTGATGCTGTCTTCAGTCCAGAAGCTGACCAAA CTCATGTTTTTGAGGAGACAGCCCCACTAGCAACTTCAGTTCTCGATGGATATAACGTTTGTATATTTGCTTATGGACAAACTGGAACTGGCAAGACTTTTACTATGGAGGGAACGAATGAAGCACGGGGAGTTAACTTCAGAACTCTCGAGGAGCTATTTCACATCATGGAGGAACGAAAGAGCACATTCCGATATGAAGTATCAGTGAGTGTGTTGGAGGTTTATAATGAGCAGATAAGGGATTTGCTAGTTTCGGATTCACAGCCTGCAGCGACTTCAAAGAG GCTTGAGATAAAACAAGTAGGCGAGGGAGGACATCATGTTCCGGGATTAGTTGAAGCACGCGTGAAAAATGTGAGTGAGGTCTGGGAAGTCCTTCGGACGGGTAGTAACGGGAGGGCAGTTGGATCAACCAATGCAAATGAGCACAGCAGCCGATCACACTG CATGCACTGTGTGATGGTGAAGGGCGAGAACATACTAAACGGAGAATGCACAAGAAGCAAGCTTTGGCTGGTTGACTTAGCAGGGAGCGAGAGAATAGCCAAGACAGAAGTGCAGGGAGAAAGACTGAAAGAAACTCAAAACATTAATAGATCACTTTCTGCGCTTGGAGATGTGATATCTTCTCTTGCAACTAGAAGTTCGCACATCCCATTTAG gaatTCCAAACTCACCCACTTGCTCCAAGACTCTTTAG GAGGGGACTCCAAGACCTTGATGTTTGTGCAGATCAGTCCCAACGAAAACGACCTAACTGAGACCCTTTGCTCTCTAAATTTTGCTAGTAGAGTTCGCGGAATCGAGTTAGGTCCTGCAAAGAAGCAAATGGACAACAAGACTGAGCTATTCAAATACAAACAAATG GCTGAGAAACTCAAACTAGACATGAAGGCAAAGGATTTGCAAGTTTGGAAATTGGAGGACACCAACTATGGTCTCAAGGTAAAGATAAAAGAGAGAGATATGAAAACCCGAAACCTTCAAGAAAAG ATCAAAGAATTGGAATCACAATTGATGGTGGAGAGGAAGTTAGCAAGACAGCATGTGGACTCCAAAATTGTAGAGCAGCTGCAGCGACAAGAAATGAAACAACAGCACGAGGAACACCGGTCTGAACTAGGGAAATTTCATCCTCTTACAACTATAGTGCAGGGAGCCAAATCTCAAGTGGAAAGCAAAGATCAAACAAATGTTTCTCTTTctgctgaagaagatgatgactTCTCATTCTATCCCATTCCCATGGATGGAACTGCTAGGAACGAAGTAATGGATAAAGAAAACATCCCTGAGATGGCTCAACAACTACGCCCTCAAAAGCAAACGGGCAGAGCGTCTGCCTGTCCAACTGTTCAGAAGGTTTATGCCACACCAAGTCTACGTCGCTACTCCCTCATTCCTCAGCCAACTTTACCAGGAACACCTAAGCCACCACCTACCTCGTTTCTGCCACTGACTCCAGTTCAGGTCAATAAGGCCGAATATGGGGCTGATCTGGCGGGCTTTCCAGAGCAAATACCTTGTGAAAGTTCAAAAGATCAAAGAAACAGAATCAAGAAACTTAATAGTGCACTAAGGAAAAGCCTCCACAAGAAAATCAACACAAAGGGTCCAATGCAGCCGCCCCTTCGTAGGATTGGTGTTAATGTTGGTATGGAGAAGGTCAGAGTCTCGATCGGGGGGCGAGGGAAAATGGGCCAAAGGGTGCTTCTTGGGAATGCTAGAAGAGCAGTAAAAGATGTTCAGCAGAAGCAAAGCCACATAGAGAAAGAAAGAGGGTGGAATATTGGAACAACCTCAGCTAGGACTCTTCTTTAG